A single window of Marinobacter sp. LA51 DNA harbors:
- a CDS encoding tetratricopeptide repeat protein, with translation MNKVSRIVPLRGLAVLPLAVALAGCQSLSWPMGGGGTTPEMRAGTIGAIAAASDPQAGQPTAAVGLESASASAEPVSLETVMASYRSLLPLVKDPRKQVTIRHRLADLEFTRAERKMADTAQDELDDAIEAYQTLLREYPDRAGNDQIYYQLSRAWELRGMTSEQLAALNTLVERYPDSSYWTEAQFRRADLLFINGRYDEAEQAFDQVAQTSEQQQTDPSFLVNAYYMRGWSQFKQGQYRLALTSYIEVLDRVLPEGQPVQDIDQRNKTLIEDLFRVFGLSLSYLEGADTLQALFRQAGSRPYEILIYDRYSNLLLEREQYSDAIDVYEAFIEDHPGSRWAPRYHMNIIATLELAGFERTLPERKAEFVANYGLYSSYWRNAEPDTLAYIREQLEQLLPELADRHYLLAGEAETETGARDNYYRAAAYYSEFAATFPSHPRTPERLFLLGETYLELEDWASAIEAFERVAYDFPYEGQPPARAAEAGYASVLAYRKYARTWQAESATEQQNVEDSYEDMQQLNRLRFANAFPADSRAPDVFYIALQREFAHQNWEDAVAMSSRLAAWQPAPRQELITEALLLSGHSLFELERYAEAEQAYRDALVAMADTDERRASVRENLAAAVFRQAEQLAAAGNVDAAVSEYLRVGAAVPESALRANAEYDAASLLVTAARWDEAISVLTAFRAEFPEHELIDTVPPKLALAYRETGQWEQAGDELKRMVALASTPEEQRQNLQIAAELYDKAGNTGKAIDTWRQYANVYPEPADAYMEAANRLAELYQAEGDITRRDSWLRRQMAFVDDNPESSDDRMRWLAASASATLAREALERYDAISLTLPLNESMVAKTNALEEAVNAYQKTASYGLSSFSTEAGYQIAHIYGRLGADLMASERPPGLSELELAQYELLLEEQAYPFEDNAIDIHEQNIRRAREGIYDEWVQRSYDALKRLLPGRYNKQEITAGVVNELG, from the coding sequence ATGAATAAAGTCTCGAGGATTGTGCCCCTGCGCGGATTGGCCGTTTTGCCGCTGGCGGTAGCACTGGCCGGCTGTCAAAGCCTGTCGTGGCCCATGGGCGGCGGTGGAACAACGCCGGAAATGCGGGCGGGGACCATTGGCGCCATCGCTGCTGCGTCCGACCCCCAAGCGGGGCAACCTACTGCAGCCGTAGGCCTGGAGTCCGCGTCGGCAAGTGCTGAGCCGGTGTCTCTGGAAACCGTGATGGCCAGTTATCGATCGCTATTGCCGTTGGTGAAGGACCCACGCAAGCAGGTGACCATTCGCCATCGGTTGGCGGATCTTGAGTTCACCCGTGCCGAGCGGAAAATGGCGGACACGGCTCAGGACGAGCTGGATGACGCCATCGAGGCGTATCAGACCCTGCTCCGTGAATATCCGGATCGTGCCGGTAACGATCAGATCTACTATCAGCTATCCCGCGCCTGGGAGCTGCGGGGCATGACGTCTGAGCAGTTGGCTGCACTCAATACTCTGGTTGAACGCTACCCGGACTCCTCGTACTGGACCGAAGCCCAGTTCCGGCGGGCCGACCTGCTGTTCATCAACGGCCGCTACGACGAGGCCGAGCAGGCGTTCGATCAGGTGGCCCAGACCAGCGAGCAACAGCAGACTGATCCTTCGTTCCTGGTTAACGCCTACTACATGCGCGGCTGGAGTCAGTTCAAGCAGGGCCAGTACCGGCTCGCTCTGACCAGCTACATCGAGGTGCTGGACCGGGTCCTGCCGGAAGGCCAGCCGGTTCAGGACATTGATCAACGCAACAAAACCCTGATTGAGGACCTGTTCCGGGTGTTTGGGTTGTCCCTGTCTTACCTCGAGGGCGCTGACACCCTGCAGGCGCTGTTCCGGCAGGCCGGCAGTCGGCCCTACGAAATCCTCATTTACGACCGCTACAGCAACTTGCTCCTGGAGCGGGAGCAGTACTCGGACGCCATCGACGTTTACGAGGCCTTCATTGAAGACCATCCCGGCAGTCGCTGGGCGCCTCGTTACCACATGAACATCATTGCCACGCTCGAACTCGCCGGCTTCGAACGGACACTGCCCGAGCGCAAGGCCGAATTCGTCGCCAACTACGGCCTTTACAGCAGCTACTGGCGCAATGCTGAGCCGGACACGCTGGCCTACATCCGGGAACAGCTGGAGCAGTTGTTGCCCGAGCTGGCGGATCGCCACTACCTGCTCGCGGGTGAGGCGGAAACCGAAACCGGCGCGCGCGACAATTACTACCGGGCGGCGGCTTATTACTCAGAATTTGCTGCAACGTTCCCGAGCCATCCAAGAACGCCCGAACGTCTGTTCCTGCTCGGCGAAACCTACCTGGAACTGGAAGACTGGGCCTCGGCCATCGAGGCGTTCGAGCGCGTGGCCTACGATTTCCCGTACGAGGGACAGCCGCCGGCACGGGCCGCCGAAGCGGGTTACGCCTCGGTTCTGGCCTACCGCAAATATGCCCGGACCTGGCAGGCCGAGTCGGCAACGGAGCAGCAGAACGTTGAAGACAGCTACGAGGATATGCAGCAGCTGAATCGTTTGCGGTTTGCCAATGCTTTCCCGGCTGATTCGCGGGCTCCGGACGTGTTCTACATCGCGTTGCAACGGGAGTTTGCTCACCAAAACTGGGAAGACGCGGTGGCTATGTCCAGTCGCCTGGCGGCCTGGCAACCGGCACCCAGGCAAGAGCTGATCACCGAGGCGCTGTTGTTGTCCGGACACAGTCTGTTTGAGCTTGAGCGTTATGCCGAAGCGGAGCAGGCCTATCGGGATGCGCTCGTGGCTATGGCCGACACCGACGAGCGCCGCGCCAGCGTACGCGAAAATCTTGCGGCAGCAGTGTTCCGACAGGCTGAGCAATTGGCGGCAGCGGGTAACGTGGACGCAGCGGTGAGCGAGTACCTCCGGGTCGGCGCAGCCGTGCCGGAATCCGCGTTGCGGGCCAATGCCGAATACGACGCTGCGTCCTTGCTGGTTACCGCCGCACGTTGGGATGAAGCGATCTCGGTACTGACGGCTTTCCGGGCCGAATTCCCCGAGCATGAACTGATCGACACAGTACCCCCGAAGCTTGCCCTGGCTTACCGGGAAACCGGACAGTGGGAACAGGCTGGCGATGAGCTCAAACGCATGGTTGCGCTGGCATCGACACCGGAAGAGCAGCGGCAGAACCTGCAGATTGCTGCAGAGCTGTACGACAAGGCGGGTAACACCGGGAAGGCCATCGATACCTGGCGACAGTATGCCAACGTCTACCCGGAGCCGGCGGATGCCTACATGGAGGCTGCCAACCGCCTGGCCGAGCTTTACCAGGCCGAGGGAGACATTACTCGTCGGGACTCCTGGCTGCGTCGGCAGATGGCGTTTGTTGATGACAATCCGGAATCCAGCGACGACCGCATGCGTTGGCTGGCGGCATCGGCGTCCGCCACGCTGGCGCGGGAAGCCCTGGAGCGCTACGACGCCATCAGCCTGACCCTGCCGTTGAATGAAAGCATGGTGGCCAAAACCAATGCGCTGGAGGAAGCGGTCAACGCTTACCAGAAAACTGCCAGTTACGGACTGTCCTCGTTTTCAACCGAGGCGGGCTATCAGATCGCCCACATCTACGGACGTCTGGGGGCTGATCTGATGGCATCGGAGCGGCCGCCCGGCTTAAGTGAGTTGGAGCTTGCCCAGTACGAGTTGCTGCTGGAAGAGCAGGCGTATCCGTTTGAGGATAACGCCATCGATATTCATGAGCAGAACATCCGGCGCGCCCGCGAGGGCATTTACGACGAATGGGTGCAGCGTAGCTATGACGCGCTGAAGCGCCTGCTGCCGGGCCGTTACAACAAGCAGGAAATCACTGCCGGGGTGGTCAATGAACTGGGGTAA